The following proteins come from a genomic window of Lytechinus pictus isolate F3 Inbred chromosome 1, Lp3.0, whole genome shotgun sequence:
- the LOC129260676 gene encoding gastrin-releasing peptide receptor-like codes for MDSMNDISSYSSDNNTNMTNNWDAWCSMVDYNYLASVIFICIVMFMGAIANIGLLAITCLNKSLRTPSNIFLINVIVGDLIYILMRGPVYVNKLLRPLCWNHGLVACKMHTYFETVAQYVCILSLTALSIERYMAVVRGLESRQINSRTVKVVGVLVTWIVALVLAIPMALMSYILDMMPICSTVRMGEIEGQLFDLYSFFTMYFVPLLVISTLYVSIAVTLYKSSHTMLNNTRQDANNRRQTSQRRRLAMIFVLITVSFAIFWMPYFIHRLYKHVMYSLGSDKPHSIIFEQISAISALLNACLDPYIVFAMSTVYRKNLSKCCHKQSSYCCEKSENLNMNNHNRGNNYHRPSVTLFTSLRSPQSTFVALKRNSPSTVNSDTAL; via the coding sequence ATGGATTCGATGAATGACATCAGCAGCTATTCCAGTGACAACAACACTAATATGACCAACAACTGGGACGCGTGGTGTAGCATGGTCGATTACAACTATCTTGCCAGCGTCATCTTCATATGCATCGTCATGTTCATGGGGGCAATCGCCAACATCGGACTCTTAGCAATCACGTGCCTCAACAAATCCCTGAGGACTCCTTCAAACATCTTCCTCATCAATGTAATTGTTGGGGACCTGATATATATCCTGATGCGCGGACCTGTATACGTCAACAAACTCCTACGTCCACTTTGCTGGAACCACGGACTAGTCGCCTGCAAGATGCATACCTACTTCGAGACGGTGGCCCAGTACGTCTGCATTTTGTCACTGACAGCGTTGAGCATCGAGCGTTACATGGCGGTCGTTCGGGGTCTCGAGTCTCGACAGATCAACAGCAGAACTGTCAAGGTTGTGGGTGTTCTGGTCACGTGGATCGTGGCTCTTGTCTTGGCCATTCCTATGGCTCTGATGTCCTATATCCTCGATATGATGCCAATATGCAGCACTGTCCGCATGGGTGAGATAGAAGGACAACTGTTTGACTTGTATAGCTTCTTTACCATGTACTTCGTACCGTTACTCGTGATCAGTACCCTATATGTCTCCATCGCTGTGACACTCTACAAGAGCAGTCACACCATGCTTAATAATACCAGGCAGGATGCAAATAATAGGAGGCAGACGTCTCAAAGACGTCGCCTTGCCATGATATTTGTTCTAATCACCGTATCTTTTGCCATATTTTGGATGCCATATTTCATCCATCGCCTCTACAAACACGTGATGTATAGCCTTGGTAGCGACAAGCCACATAGCATCATCTTTGAACAGATATCTGCCATCTCTGCGCTCTTGAACGCGTGCCTCGACCCGTACATCGTCTTCGCGATGAGCACGGTCTACCGTAAGAACCTTTCCAAATGCTGCCACAAGCAGAGCAGTTACTGCTGCGAAAAGAGTGAGAATTTGAACATGAACAACCACAACCGAGGCAATAACTACCACCGACCAAGTGTTACGTTGTTTACGTCGTTGAGGTCACCTCAAAGTACTTTCGTGGCACTGAAAAGAAATTCACCTTCAACCGTGAACTCGGATACGGCTCTGTAG